One stretch of Paenibacillus sp. AN1007 DNA includes these proteins:
- a CDS encoding TraB/GumN family protein, giving the protein MKQWKRVLLSLTLSAGLLASAVPAMAAPPDTAVKVDNQAVKYTAGAPIVEKGTTLVPLRTTLDALDAKLTSTTDDSITAVVNGRTITLKSKLVRINGVTYAPIRIVGDAAGYEVRWDKAARTVLLVSKGGSTEAVQTGGRGFMWEVQHNGNTVYLVGSMHVADKSFYPLRPEFEEAFAEADYLSVEVDVSKAADEEQQKLVLSLGSYQDGTTLKDHISSETYSKLGDILKKAGLEPNALDAYKPWVVESTLATLKTSTAGLEASSGVDLYFIQKAVERKIPVIELESYQSQLGMFDNFSKELQEKTLKSTIENFDALDNSSSQMAEMWKTGNDEQLLELTKSFSTDEEYNKAMLTDRNIGMADKIDGYLKNGKGEEYFIVVGAAHYLGEHGIVKLLEDKGYTVDRK; this is encoded by the coding sequence ATGAAGCAATGGAAACGCGTACTTTTATCTCTTACCTTATCGGCAGGCTTACTTGCCTCGGCAGTACCGGCAATGGCGGCACCTCCAGACACAGCTGTTAAGGTGGATAATCAGGCGGTTAAATACACTGCAGGTGCACCGATAGTTGAAAAAGGAACGACTCTCGTTCCGCTGCGTACGACGCTCGATGCACTCGATGCCAAACTAACAAGTACGACCGATGACAGTATTACGGCTGTTGTGAATGGCAGAACCATTACGCTGAAAAGTAAGCTTGTTCGCATTAACGGCGTCACTTACGCGCCAATCCGTATTGTAGGTGATGCGGCAGGATATGAGGTGCGCTGGGATAAGGCTGCACGTACAGTGCTGCTGGTATCCAAAGGCGGATCAACGGAAGCCGTTCAAACGGGTGGACGCGGCTTCATGTGGGAAGTACAGCATAACGGTAACACCGTGTATCTGGTAGGGTCAATGCATGTGGCGGACAAGAGCTTTTACCCGCTGCGTCCGGAGTTTGAAGAAGCTTTTGCCGAAGCAGACTATCTTAGTGTAGAAGTGGATGTCAGTAAAGCAGCCGATGAAGAACAGCAGAAGTTGGTGTTGAGCTTGGGCTCATACCAGGATGGTACAACTCTTAAGGATCATATATCGAGTGAGACCTACAGCAAGCTCGGGGATATTTTGAAGAAAGCGGGTCTGGAGCCTAATGCACTGGATGCGTATAAGCCTTGGGTGGTGGAAAGCACATTGGCGACCCTGAAAACATCGACAGCTGGACTCGAAGCATCGTCCGGTGTAGATTTGTATTTTATCCAAAAAGCTGTTGAACGGAAGATCCCGGTCATTGAACTGGAATCCTACCAGTCTCAGTTGGGAATGTTCGATAATTTCTCGAAAGAATTACAGGAGAAAACACTTAAATCTACAATCGAGAATTTTGATGCCCTGGACAATAGTTCAAGTCAAATGGCCGAGATGTGGAAAACGGGTAATGACGAGCAGCTGCTGGAGCTGACAAAAAGTTTCTCTACTGACGAAGAGTACAATAAAGCGATGTTAACTGATCGTAATATTGGTATGGCCGACAAGATTGATGGCTACCTGAAAAACGGCAAAGGTGAAGAGTACTTTATTGTGGTTGGTGCAGCGCACTACCTGGGAGAGCATGGGATTGTGAAGCTGCTTGAAGATAAAGGATATACGGTTGACCGTAAATAA